CATCCTTGGTTCTTAGATTCCTTATGTGGAGCTAAAGATGAAGAAAAGCTGAATAAAGAGGCGGTCTACCCGCTATTCAGCTTTTACCCCACCATTAATTCCATTGATTTAATTTATTGTAGCTGCCCTAATTGCAGACAAAAAGAAATCTCTAGGCTCGAATTCTTCCAAGCTGCAGACAATATAATCGGCTTCTCTCAGTGAATCTTCATTGCCTACGCCAACAGCGGTCATACCATTGGCTGCTTTGATTGCTGTAACCCCCGCTGTGGCGTCTTCAAAGGCAACACAGAGTTCAGGTTCAACTTGTAGGTCCTGTGCAGCCGCAAGGAAAATATCTGGTGAAGGTTTAGGGGCTGACTGCTCTGGGTCTGCAATACTTGAGAAGTAGTGGGCTATCCCCAAGGCTTGCAAAACAGCTGGCGCGTTTTTACTCGCAGAGGCCAGGGCAATAGGGATTTTTCTCTCGTGCAACCAAGCGAGTAGCTCGCCGGCGCCCGGCAACAGATCCTTTGGGGATAGACTGCGAATCAATTCCTGGTAACGACTATTTTTACGTGCGGCGAGAGCGAACTTTCCTTCCTCGCTGAAATTGGAATTCTCATCGCCGAGAATGACATTCAGGGAAGCCATTCTTTCCAGACCTTTGAGTTTTTCTTCAGTGTCATCAGCCCAGGGACGTTGTAGAGCTTCAGCGAGTTGTCGCCAGGCCTGTAGGTGTAACCGGGCTGTATCTGCTATTACGCCATCCAGATCAAAAATTGCTGCACGATAGATCATCAAGATACCTCCTCCATCAGTGCCATTTGGAATGTTTGCCCCTGGCCTGGTGTGCTTAGCAATACGACGTGTTCGCCATGATGCAGGGAAATTGGTTCTCCGCTTACTAGGGTGTAGCTCGCCTTGGAACGGTCGATATCCAGGGCAAGGGTGCGTCCGCGGAATTGCAGACGGAAACGATAGCCATCCATACCCTCGGGTACGTAGGGGTTGAA
This DNA window, taken from Microbulbifer sp. GL-2, encodes the following:
- the pgmB gene encoding beta-phosphoglucomutase gives rise to the protein MIYRAAIFDLDGVIADTARLHLQAWRQLAEALQRPWADDTEEKLKGLERMASLNVILGDENSNFSEEGKFALAARKNSRYQELIRSLSPKDLLPGAGELLAWLHERKIPIALASASKNAPAVLQALGIAHYFSSIADPEQSAPKPSPDIFLAAAQDLQVEPELCVAFEDATAGVTAIKAANGMTAVGVGNEDSLREADYIVCSLEEFEPRDFFLSAIRAATIN